One region of Channa argus isolate prfri chromosome 20, Channa argus male v1.0, whole genome shotgun sequence genomic DNA includes:
- the LOC137105357 gene encoding PH and SEC7 domain-containing protein 1-like isoform X4 has translation MKRVGSSGKPLSDETHPLGTLLYKNGFLVRKVIADSDGKRTPRGKRGWKTFYAILKGLILYLQKGEYRPEKQLSDEDLKNAVSIHHSLAMKASDYSKRPNVFYLRTADWRVYLLQAPNAEQMQSWITRINTVAAMFSAPPFPAAIGSQKKFSRPLLPGTMSKHSEEEQVRCHESRFRAISTELADLRSYPPDRKVKGRELEDYRQRDEYLEFEKTRYGTYVMLLRAKIRSGEEDLSVFEAQLLEDSCLQRAQSSPTLQDSSQASQASQASSTRDGGNSSKASGCSSSKLRQEGQRHSYRQAVKK, from the exons ATGAAGAGGGTGGGCAGCAGCGGGAAGCCCCTGTCAGACGAGACGCATCCTTTAGGAACGTTGCTGTACAAAAACGGATTCCTGGTCCGCAAGGTCATTGCTGACTCGGACGGCAAGAGAA CACCAAGAGGGAAGAGAGGTTGGAAGACCTTCTATGCCATCCTAAAAGGGCTAATTCTTTATCTGCAAAAA GGGGAGTACAGGCCTGAGAAGCAGCTTTCTGATGAGGACCTGAAGAATGCCGTGTCCATCCACCACTCTCTGGCCATGAAAGCTTCAGACTACAGCAAGAGACCCAACGTTTTCTACCTGCGGACTGCTGACTGGAGGGTGTATCTCCTCCAGGCACC AAATGCGGAGCAGATGCAGTCTTGGATCACACGGATCAACACGGTGGCCGCCATGTTCTCGGCTCCTCCCTTCCCAGCAGCCATTGGCTCTCAGAAGAAGTTCAGCCGTCCGTTGCTGCCGGGGACAATGTCAAAACACTCTGAG GAGGAGCAGGTCAGATGCCATGAATCTCGATTCAGGGCCATCTCCACTGAATTGGCCGACCTACGTTCCTATCCTCCCGATCGTAAGGTCAAAGGCCGCGAGCTGGAAGACTACCGCCAGCGAGACGAGTATCTGGAGTTTGAG AAAACGCGGTACGGGACTTATGTCATGCTGCTGCGAGCTAAAATACGGAGTGGTGAGGAGGACCTGTCCGTGTTTGAGGCCCAGCTCCTGGAGGACAGCTGTTTGCAGAGGGCTCAATCCAGCCCAACGCTGCAGGACAGCAGCCAGGCCAGCCAGGCCAGCCAGGCCAGCAGCACCAGGGACGGAGGCAACAGCAGCAAAGCCAgcggctgcagcagcagcaagctACGACAGGAGGGCCAGAGACACAGCTACCGTCAGGCCGTCAAGAAGTGA
- the LOC137105360 gene encoding inhibitor of nuclear factor kappa-B kinase subunit alpha-like isoform X1 — protein sequence MEKPPFRQNQNCGDWELKERLGMGGFAHVYLYQHHETNEKLAVKMCRLELTPRNKDRWSREIQIMKKLNHINVVTARDVPEEMKHIALNDLPLLAMEYCSRGDLRKVLSKPENCCGLKESEVLSLLNDVGSGIQYLHENKIIHRDLKPENIVLQDINGKLVHKIIDLGYAKDLDQGSLCTSFVGTLQYLAPELFENKPYTVTVDYWSFGTMIFECSCGFRPFLHNLQPVQWASKVRNKGPKDIMAVEELNGEIRFSTHLPYPNNLSRTLLEPMESLLQLMLKWDPVQRGGKVNLDTKKPLCFEVLDQILSMKVVHILNMTTAQVHSFQLTQDESLHSLQKRIEAATKIEVVNQELLQETGVSLDPRKPATQCVLDGVRGWDSYIVYLFDKSITKYSGPFSARQLPDKVNTIVQEAKIQLPLVVLKKVWGEAVSYICGLKDDYSRLFQGQRAAMLSLLRYNTNLTRCKNSMFGFSQQLKAKLDFFKSSIQYDLEKYSDQMHYGISSEKMLKAWQENEERAAAFAQVAEVSHLDDEIMALHSEIVELQRSPYARRQGDKMEQLEEKAIELYKQLKMKCKTPELDVSCDSSEMVKAIIQTVQNQDKVLKDLYTHLSKILISKQKIIDLFPRIEKTLESIKDADNTVMQMQIKRQREFWHLLKIACAQNSSRSSIAASPESSNLLQVSQWSHSAQPVSSPHPLTSLPGPNDSDAAPRLLQENQKYLSQLTSLMQEAADDQAKSIVDQDWSWTKYETLTTKLKKRNA from the exons ATGGAGAAACCTCCCTTCAGGCAGAACCAGAACTGTGGAGACTGGGAGCTGAAAGAGAGACTGGGAATGGGTGGCTTTGCCCATGTTTACCTCTATCAACATCAT GAAACGAATGAAAAGCTAGCTGTGAAAATGTGCCGTTTAGAGCTGACGCCAAGAAATAAGGACAGATGGAGCAGAGAAATCCAGATCATGAAAAA ATTGAATCACATCAATGTTGTGACAGCCCGAGATGTCCCAGAGGAGATGAAGCACATAGCCTTAAATGATCTTCCACTGCTGGCCATGGAGTACTGCTCCAGGGGGGACCTGAGGAAG GTGCTGAGCAAACCTGAAAACTGCTGTGGTTTGAAAGAGAGTGAAGTGCTTTCATTACTTAATGATGTTG GATCTGGTATCCAGTATCTCCATGAAAACAAGATTATACACAGAGACCTTAAACCTGAAAACATTGTGCTGCAAGATATCAACGGGAAG CTGGTTCACAAAATCATTGACCTGGGCTATGCTAAAGACCTGGACCAGGGCAGTCTGTGTACCTCCTTTGTTGGCACACTCCAGTACCTG GCACCAGAGCTGTTTGAGAATAAGCCATACACTGTTACAGTGGACTACTGGAGCTTTGGCACGATGATCTTTGAATGCAGTTGTGGTTTCCGTCCATTCTTGCACAACCTGCAGCCTGTGCAGTG gGCCAGCAAAGTAAGGAATAAAGGTCCGAAAGACATCATGGCTGTGGAAGAACTGAATGGAGAAATCCGATTCTCCACACACCTCCCATATCCCAACAATCTCAGCAG GACGCTGTTGGAGCCAATGGAGTCACTGCTTCAGCTGATGTTGAAGTGGGATCCTGtccagagaggaggaaaagtcAACCTCGACACCAAGAAACCACTGTGTTTTGAAGTGCTTGATCAGATACTGAGTATGAAG GTCGTCCACATCCTGAACATGACCACAGCTCAAGTTCACTCTTTCCAGCTGACTCAAGACGAAAGTCTCCACAGTCTGCAGAAGCGCATTGAGGCTGCGACGAAGATCGAAGTGGTGAACCAGGAGCTGCTGCAGGAGACGGGGGTGTCTCTGGACCCGAGGAAGCCCGCCACACAGTGTGTCCTAGATGGAGTG AGAGGGTGGGATAGCTACATTGTCTACTTGTTTGACAAGAGCATCACCAAGTACTCTGGTCCCTTCAGTGCAAGACAACTGCCTGATAAAGTCAACACTATTG TGCAAGAGGCcaagatacagttgcccctggTTGTGTTGAAGAAGGTTTGGGGAGAAGCAGTAAGCTACATTTGTGGCCTGAAGGACGACTACAGCAGACTTTTCCAAGGACAGAGGGCTGCTAT GTTGAGCCTCCTGCGCTACAACACCAACCTGACCAGGTGTAAGAACAGCATGTTTGGCTTCTCTCAGCAGCTGAAGGCCAAGCTGGACTTTTTCAAGAGCAGCATCCAGTACGACCTGGAAAAATACAGCGATCAGATGCACTATGGCATAT CTTCTGAAAAGATGCTGAAAGCCTGGCAGGAGAATGAGGAAAGAGCTGCTGCTTTTGCACAG GTGGCAGAGGTGAGCCATTTGGATGATGAGATAATGGCTCTGCACTCTGAGATTGTGGAATTGCAGAGGAGCCCGTATGCCAGACGCCAAGGAGACAAGATGGAGCAGCT agaagaaaaagcgATTGAGCTCTACAAGCAGCTGAAGATGAAATGCAAAA CTCCCGAACTAGATGTGAGCTGTGACAGTTCCGAGATGGTAAAAGCCatcattcaaactgttcagaaCCAAGACAAGGTCCTCAAAGATCTGTACACCCACCTCAG TAAGATCCTGATCAGCAAACAGAAGATCATTGACTTGTTTCCACGAATTGAGAAAACGCTGGAGAGCATCAAGGATGCTGACAACACCGTGATGCAGATGcagataaagagacagagagagttcTGGCATCTACTGAAGATTGCCTGT GCTCAGAATTCATCCCGGAGCTCGATAGCAGCCAGTCCCGAGTCGTCCAACCTGCTACAAGTTTCTCAGTGGTCCCATTCAGCACAACCTGTCAGCTCCCCACATCCCCTGACCTCACTACCTGGGCCAAATGACAG TGACGCTGCCCCACGGCTGCTGCAGGAGAACCAGAAGTACCTCAGTCAGCTGACCAGCCTGATGCAGGAAGCTGCTGATGACCAGGCAAAAAGTATAGTG GACCAAGACTGGAGCTGGACAAAATATGAAACtttaacaacaaaactaaaaaagcgAAATGCTTAA
- the LOC137105360 gene encoding inhibitor of nuclear factor kappa-B kinase subunit alpha-like isoform X2, translating into MEKPPFRQNQNCGDWELKERLGMGGFAHVYLYQHHETNEKLAVKMCRLELTPRNKDRWSREIQIMKKLNHINVVTARDVPEEMKHIALNDLPLLAMEYCSRGDLRKVLSKPENCCGLKESEVLSLLNDVGSGIQYLHENKIIHRDLKPENIVLQDINGKLVHKIIDLGYAKDLDQGSLCTSFVGTLQYLAPELFENKPYTVTVDYWSFGTMIFECSCGFRPFLHNLQPVQWASKVRNKGPKDIMAVEELNGEIRFSTHLPYPNNLSRTLLEPMESLLQLMLKWDPVQRGGKVNLDTKKPLCFEVLDQILSMKVVHILNMTTAQVHSFQLTQDESLHSLQKRIEAATKIEVVNQELLQETGVSLDPRKPATQCVLDGVRGWDSYIVYLFDKSITKYSGPFSARQLPDKVNTIVQEAKIQLPLVVLKKVWGEAVSYICGLKDDYSRLFQGQRAAMLSLLRYNTNLTRCKNSMFGFSQQLKAKLDFFKSSIQYDLEKYSDQMHYGISSEKMLKAWQENEERAAAFAQVAEVSHLDDEIMALHSEIVELQRSPYARRQGDKMEQLEEKAIELYKQLKMKCKTPELDVSCDSSEMVKAIIQTVQNQDKVLKDLYTHLSKILISKQKIIDLFPRIEKTLESIKDADNTVMQMQIKRQREFWHLLKIACAQNSSRSSIAASPESSNLLQVSQWSHSAQPVSSPHPLTSLPGPNDSDAAPRLLQENQKYLSQLTSLMQEAADDQAKSIVSVSSKDGANALVYTVSLS; encoded by the exons ATGGAGAAACCTCCCTTCAGGCAGAACCAGAACTGTGGAGACTGGGAGCTGAAAGAGAGACTGGGAATGGGTGGCTTTGCCCATGTTTACCTCTATCAACATCAT GAAACGAATGAAAAGCTAGCTGTGAAAATGTGCCGTTTAGAGCTGACGCCAAGAAATAAGGACAGATGGAGCAGAGAAATCCAGATCATGAAAAA ATTGAATCACATCAATGTTGTGACAGCCCGAGATGTCCCAGAGGAGATGAAGCACATAGCCTTAAATGATCTTCCACTGCTGGCCATGGAGTACTGCTCCAGGGGGGACCTGAGGAAG GTGCTGAGCAAACCTGAAAACTGCTGTGGTTTGAAAGAGAGTGAAGTGCTTTCATTACTTAATGATGTTG GATCTGGTATCCAGTATCTCCATGAAAACAAGATTATACACAGAGACCTTAAACCTGAAAACATTGTGCTGCAAGATATCAACGGGAAG CTGGTTCACAAAATCATTGACCTGGGCTATGCTAAAGACCTGGACCAGGGCAGTCTGTGTACCTCCTTTGTTGGCACACTCCAGTACCTG GCACCAGAGCTGTTTGAGAATAAGCCATACACTGTTACAGTGGACTACTGGAGCTTTGGCACGATGATCTTTGAATGCAGTTGTGGTTTCCGTCCATTCTTGCACAACCTGCAGCCTGTGCAGTG gGCCAGCAAAGTAAGGAATAAAGGTCCGAAAGACATCATGGCTGTGGAAGAACTGAATGGAGAAATCCGATTCTCCACACACCTCCCATATCCCAACAATCTCAGCAG GACGCTGTTGGAGCCAATGGAGTCACTGCTTCAGCTGATGTTGAAGTGGGATCCTGtccagagaggaggaaaagtcAACCTCGACACCAAGAAACCACTGTGTTTTGAAGTGCTTGATCAGATACTGAGTATGAAG GTCGTCCACATCCTGAACATGACCACAGCTCAAGTTCACTCTTTCCAGCTGACTCAAGACGAAAGTCTCCACAGTCTGCAGAAGCGCATTGAGGCTGCGACGAAGATCGAAGTGGTGAACCAGGAGCTGCTGCAGGAGACGGGGGTGTCTCTGGACCCGAGGAAGCCCGCCACACAGTGTGTCCTAGATGGAGTG AGAGGGTGGGATAGCTACATTGTCTACTTGTTTGACAAGAGCATCACCAAGTACTCTGGTCCCTTCAGTGCAAGACAACTGCCTGATAAAGTCAACACTATTG TGCAAGAGGCcaagatacagttgcccctggTTGTGTTGAAGAAGGTTTGGGGAGAAGCAGTAAGCTACATTTGTGGCCTGAAGGACGACTACAGCAGACTTTTCCAAGGACAGAGGGCTGCTAT GTTGAGCCTCCTGCGCTACAACACCAACCTGACCAGGTGTAAGAACAGCATGTTTGGCTTCTCTCAGCAGCTGAAGGCCAAGCTGGACTTTTTCAAGAGCAGCATCCAGTACGACCTGGAAAAATACAGCGATCAGATGCACTATGGCATAT CTTCTGAAAAGATGCTGAAAGCCTGGCAGGAGAATGAGGAAAGAGCTGCTGCTTTTGCACAG GTGGCAGAGGTGAGCCATTTGGATGATGAGATAATGGCTCTGCACTCTGAGATTGTGGAATTGCAGAGGAGCCCGTATGCCAGACGCCAAGGAGACAAGATGGAGCAGCT agaagaaaaagcgATTGAGCTCTACAAGCAGCTGAAGATGAAATGCAAAA CTCCCGAACTAGATGTGAGCTGTGACAGTTCCGAGATGGTAAAAGCCatcattcaaactgttcagaaCCAAGACAAGGTCCTCAAAGATCTGTACACCCACCTCAG TAAGATCCTGATCAGCAAACAGAAGATCATTGACTTGTTTCCACGAATTGAGAAAACGCTGGAGAGCATCAAGGATGCTGACAACACCGTGATGCAGATGcagataaagagacagagagagttcTGGCATCTACTGAAGATTGCCTGT GCTCAGAATTCATCCCGGAGCTCGATAGCAGCCAGTCCCGAGTCGTCCAACCTGCTACAAGTTTCTCAGTGGTCCCATTCAGCACAACCTGTCAGCTCCCCACATCCCCTGACCTCACTACCTGGGCCAAATGACAG TGACGCTGCCCCACGGCTGCTGCAGGAGAACCAGAAGTACCTCAGTCAGCTGACCAGCCTGATGCAGGAAGCTGCTGATGACCAGGCAAAAAGTATAGTG TCTGTCTCTTCCAAAGACGGGGCAAACGCCCTGGTGTACACAGTGTCCCTGAGTTGA
- the LOC137105360 gene encoding inhibitor of nuclear factor kappa-B kinase subunit alpha-like isoform X4 codes for MEKPPFRQNQNCGDWELKERLGMGGFAHVYLYQHHETNEKLAVKMCRLELTPRNKDRWSREIQIMKKLNHINVVTARDVPEEMKHIALNDLPLLAMEYCSRGDLRKVLSKPENCCGLKESEVLSLLNDVGSGIQYLHENKIIHRDLKPENIVLQDINGKLVHKIIDLGYAKDLDQGSLCTSFVGTLQYLAPELFENKPYTVTVDYWSFGTMIFECSCGFRPFLHNLQPVQWASKVRNKGPKDIMAVEELNGEIRFSTHLPYPNNLSRTLLEPMESLLQLMLKWDPVQRGGKVNLDTKKPLCFEVLDQILSMKVVHILNMTTAQVHSFQLTQDESLHSLQKRIEAATKIEVVNQELLQETGVSLDPRKPATQCVLDGVRGWDSYIVYLFDKSITKYSGPFSARQLPDKVNTIVQEAKIQLPLVVLKKVWGEAVSYICGLKDDYSRLFQGQRAAMLSLLRYNTNLTRCKNSMFGFSQQLKAKLDFFKSSIQYDLEKYSDQMHYGISSEKMLKAWQENEERAAAFAQVAEVSHLDDEIMALHSEIVELQRSPYARRQGDKMEQLEEKAIELYKQLKMKCKTPELDVSCDSSEMVKAIIQTVQNQDKVLKDLYTHLSKILISKQKIIDLFPRIEKTLESIKDADNTVMQMQIKRQREFWHLLKIACAQNSSRSSIAASPESSNLLQVSQWSHSAQPVSSPHPLTSLPGPNDSDAAPRLLQENQKYLSQLTSLMQEAADDQAKSIVVRSNVPAVPEPVDDE; via the exons ATGGAGAAACCTCCCTTCAGGCAGAACCAGAACTGTGGAGACTGGGAGCTGAAAGAGAGACTGGGAATGGGTGGCTTTGCCCATGTTTACCTCTATCAACATCAT GAAACGAATGAAAAGCTAGCTGTGAAAATGTGCCGTTTAGAGCTGACGCCAAGAAATAAGGACAGATGGAGCAGAGAAATCCAGATCATGAAAAA ATTGAATCACATCAATGTTGTGACAGCCCGAGATGTCCCAGAGGAGATGAAGCACATAGCCTTAAATGATCTTCCACTGCTGGCCATGGAGTACTGCTCCAGGGGGGACCTGAGGAAG GTGCTGAGCAAACCTGAAAACTGCTGTGGTTTGAAAGAGAGTGAAGTGCTTTCATTACTTAATGATGTTG GATCTGGTATCCAGTATCTCCATGAAAACAAGATTATACACAGAGACCTTAAACCTGAAAACATTGTGCTGCAAGATATCAACGGGAAG CTGGTTCACAAAATCATTGACCTGGGCTATGCTAAAGACCTGGACCAGGGCAGTCTGTGTACCTCCTTTGTTGGCACACTCCAGTACCTG GCACCAGAGCTGTTTGAGAATAAGCCATACACTGTTACAGTGGACTACTGGAGCTTTGGCACGATGATCTTTGAATGCAGTTGTGGTTTCCGTCCATTCTTGCACAACCTGCAGCCTGTGCAGTG gGCCAGCAAAGTAAGGAATAAAGGTCCGAAAGACATCATGGCTGTGGAAGAACTGAATGGAGAAATCCGATTCTCCACACACCTCCCATATCCCAACAATCTCAGCAG GACGCTGTTGGAGCCAATGGAGTCACTGCTTCAGCTGATGTTGAAGTGGGATCCTGtccagagaggaggaaaagtcAACCTCGACACCAAGAAACCACTGTGTTTTGAAGTGCTTGATCAGATACTGAGTATGAAG GTCGTCCACATCCTGAACATGACCACAGCTCAAGTTCACTCTTTCCAGCTGACTCAAGACGAAAGTCTCCACAGTCTGCAGAAGCGCATTGAGGCTGCGACGAAGATCGAAGTGGTGAACCAGGAGCTGCTGCAGGAGACGGGGGTGTCTCTGGACCCGAGGAAGCCCGCCACACAGTGTGTCCTAGATGGAGTG AGAGGGTGGGATAGCTACATTGTCTACTTGTTTGACAAGAGCATCACCAAGTACTCTGGTCCCTTCAGTGCAAGACAACTGCCTGATAAAGTCAACACTATTG TGCAAGAGGCcaagatacagttgcccctggTTGTGTTGAAGAAGGTTTGGGGAGAAGCAGTAAGCTACATTTGTGGCCTGAAGGACGACTACAGCAGACTTTTCCAAGGACAGAGGGCTGCTAT GTTGAGCCTCCTGCGCTACAACACCAACCTGACCAGGTGTAAGAACAGCATGTTTGGCTTCTCTCAGCAGCTGAAGGCCAAGCTGGACTTTTTCAAGAGCAGCATCCAGTACGACCTGGAAAAATACAGCGATCAGATGCACTATGGCATAT CTTCTGAAAAGATGCTGAAAGCCTGGCAGGAGAATGAGGAAAGAGCTGCTGCTTTTGCACAG GTGGCAGAGGTGAGCCATTTGGATGATGAGATAATGGCTCTGCACTCTGAGATTGTGGAATTGCAGAGGAGCCCGTATGCCAGACGCCAAGGAGACAAGATGGAGCAGCT agaagaaaaagcgATTGAGCTCTACAAGCAGCTGAAGATGAAATGCAAAA CTCCCGAACTAGATGTGAGCTGTGACAGTTCCGAGATGGTAAAAGCCatcattcaaactgttcagaaCCAAGACAAGGTCCTCAAAGATCTGTACACCCACCTCAG TAAGATCCTGATCAGCAAACAGAAGATCATTGACTTGTTTCCACGAATTGAGAAAACGCTGGAGAGCATCAAGGATGCTGACAACACCGTGATGCAGATGcagataaagagacagagagagttcTGGCATCTACTGAAGATTGCCTGT GCTCAGAATTCATCCCGGAGCTCGATAGCAGCCAGTCCCGAGTCGTCCAACCTGCTACAAGTTTCTCAGTGGTCCCATTCAGCACAACCTGTCAGCTCCCCACATCCCCTGACCTCACTACCTGGGCCAAATGACAG TGACGCTGCCCCACGGCTGCTGCAGGAGAACCAGAAGTACCTCAGTCAGCTGACCAGCCTGATGCAGGAAGCTGCTGATGACCAGGCAAAAAGTATAGTG
- the LOC137105360 gene encoding inhibitor of nuclear factor kappa-B kinase subunit alpha-like isoform X3 — MEKPPFRQNQNCGDWELKERLGMGGFAHVYLYQHHETNEKLAVKMCRLELTPRNKDRWSREIQIMKKLNHINVVTARDVPEEMKHIALNDLPLLAMEYCSRGDLRKVLSKPENCCGLKESEVLSLLNDVGSGIQYLHENKIIHRDLKPENIVLQDINGKLVHKIIDLGYAKDLDQGSLCTSFVGTLQYLAPELFENKPYTVTVDYWSFGTMIFECSCGFRPFLHNLQPVQWASKVRNKGPKDIMAVEELNGEIRFSTHLPYPNNLSRTLLEPMESLLQLMLKWDPVQRGGKVNLDTKKPLCFEVLDQILSMKVVHILNMTTAQVHSFQLTQDESLHSLQKRIEAATKIEVVNQELLQETGVSLDPRKPATQCVLDGVRGWDSYIVYLFDKSITKYSGPFSARQLPDKVNTIVQEAKIQLPLVVLKKVWGEAVSYICGLKDDYSRLFQGQRAAMLSLLRYNTNLTRCKNSMFGFSQQLKAKLDFFKSSIQYDLEKYSDQMHYGISSEKMLKAWQENEERAAAFAQVAEVSHLDDEIMALHSEIVELQRSPYARRQGDKMEQLEEKAIELYKQLKMKCKTPELDVSCDSSEMVKAIIQTVQNQDKVLKDLYTHLSKILISKQKIIDLFPRIEKTLESIKDADNTVMQMQIKRQREFWHLLKIACAQNSSRSSIAASPESSNLLQVSQWSHSAQPVSSPHPLTSLPGPNDSDAAPRLLQENQKYLSQLTSLMQEAADDQAKSIVKSTASSLHTDLNLLTLH; from the exons ATGGAGAAACCTCCCTTCAGGCAGAACCAGAACTGTGGAGACTGGGAGCTGAAAGAGAGACTGGGAATGGGTGGCTTTGCCCATGTTTACCTCTATCAACATCAT GAAACGAATGAAAAGCTAGCTGTGAAAATGTGCCGTTTAGAGCTGACGCCAAGAAATAAGGACAGATGGAGCAGAGAAATCCAGATCATGAAAAA ATTGAATCACATCAATGTTGTGACAGCCCGAGATGTCCCAGAGGAGATGAAGCACATAGCCTTAAATGATCTTCCACTGCTGGCCATGGAGTACTGCTCCAGGGGGGACCTGAGGAAG GTGCTGAGCAAACCTGAAAACTGCTGTGGTTTGAAAGAGAGTGAAGTGCTTTCATTACTTAATGATGTTG GATCTGGTATCCAGTATCTCCATGAAAACAAGATTATACACAGAGACCTTAAACCTGAAAACATTGTGCTGCAAGATATCAACGGGAAG CTGGTTCACAAAATCATTGACCTGGGCTATGCTAAAGACCTGGACCAGGGCAGTCTGTGTACCTCCTTTGTTGGCACACTCCAGTACCTG GCACCAGAGCTGTTTGAGAATAAGCCATACACTGTTACAGTGGACTACTGGAGCTTTGGCACGATGATCTTTGAATGCAGTTGTGGTTTCCGTCCATTCTTGCACAACCTGCAGCCTGTGCAGTG gGCCAGCAAAGTAAGGAATAAAGGTCCGAAAGACATCATGGCTGTGGAAGAACTGAATGGAGAAATCCGATTCTCCACACACCTCCCATATCCCAACAATCTCAGCAG GACGCTGTTGGAGCCAATGGAGTCACTGCTTCAGCTGATGTTGAAGTGGGATCCTGtccagagaggaggaaaagtcAACCTCGACACCAAGAAACCACTGTGTTTTGAAGTGCTTGATCAGATACTGAGTATGAAG GTCGTCCACATCCTGAACATGACCACAGCTCAAGTTCACTCTTTCCAGCTGACTCAAGACGAAAGTCTCCACAGTCTGCAGAAGCGCATTGAGGCTGCGACGAAGATCGAAGTGGTGAACCAGGAGCTGCTGCAGGAGACGGGGGTGTCTCTGGACCCGAGGAAGCCCGCCACACAGTGTGTCCTAGATGGAGTG AGAGGGTGGGATAGCTACATTGTCTACTTGTTTGACAAGAGCATCACCAAGTACTCTGGTCCCTTCAGTGCAAGACAACTGCCTGATAAAGTCAACACTATTG TGCAAGAGGCcaagatacagttgcccctggTTGTGTTGAAGAAGGTTTGGGGAGAAGCAGTAAGCTACATTTGTGGCCTGAAGGACGACTACAGCAGACTTTTCCAAGGACAGAGGGCTGCTAT GTTGAGCCTCCTGCGCTACAACACCAACCTGACCAGGTGTAAGAACAGCATGTTTGGCTTCTCTCAGCAGCTGAAGGCCAAGCTGGACTTTTTCAAGAGCAGCATCCAGTACGACCTGGAAAAATACAGCGATCAGATGCACTATGGCATAT CTTCTGAAAAGATGCTGAAAGCCTGGCAGGAGAATGAGGAAAGAGCTGCTGCTTTTGCACAG GTGGCAGAGGTGAGCCATTTGGATGATGAGATAATGGCTCTGCACTCTGAGATTGTGGAATTGCAGAGGAGCCCGTATGCCAGACGCCAAGGAGACAAGATGGAGCAGCT agaagaaaaagcgATTGAGCTCTACAAGCAGCTGAAGATGAAATGCAAAA CTCCCGAACTAGATGTGAGCTGTGACAGTTCCGAGATGGTAAAAGCCatcattcaaactgttcagaaCCAAGACAAGGTCCTCAAAGATCTGTACACCCACCTCAG TAAGATCCTGATCAGCAAACAGAAGATCATTGACTTGTTTCCACGAATTGAGAAAACGCTGGAGAGCATCAAGGATGCTGACAACACCGTGATGCAGATGcagataaagagacagagagagttcTGGCATCTACTGAAGATTGCCTGT GCTCAGAATTCATCCCGGAGCTCGATAGCAGCCAGTCCCGAGTCGTCCAACCTGCTACAAGTTTCTCAGTGGTCCCATTCAGCACAACCTGTCAGCTCCCCACATCCCCTGACCTCACTACCTGGGCCAAATGACAG TGACGCTGCCCCACGGCTGCTGCAGGAGAACCAGAAGTACCTCAGTCAGCTGACCAGCCTGATGCAGGAAGCTGCTGATGACCAGGCAAAAAGTATAGTG AAGTCTACAGCCTCATCCCTCCACACAGATCTGAACCTTTTGACTCTTCACTGA